The following are encoded together in the Oceanobacillus zhaokaii genome:
- the dinG gene encoding ATP-dependent DNA helicase DinG, translating into MLVQRYVVIDLETTGHSPAKDDKIIDVGIVVIENSQITETKTTLFNPNQPIPPFITNLTGIADEDVKDAPFFHEKADDIISIFQGSYLIAHNVPFDLGFLNAELINHNKQILRNPVIDTVELSRILFPKAPGYKLGQLAEYLKIEHDDPHRALSDAYVTAKLFLKLEEKINTLPYETVSHLLTLEKMLKSDLYELLTTRQQQLAFSTFKNEQIVSFNGIAFKEVEDTNAAVDGNLPSFGDYLDDIYEEAGSIKRYMKNYEPRPGQRQMSETIFDSFQTRSHALIEAETGTGKSLAYLVPTIYEAVKTGKRIVISTYTTQLQTQLLDEEIPLIQKLIGFPFKAALLKGKNHYISLEKFAHELNTNQHENYDITLTKAMILIWLTETETGDIDELHLTSSGYLFYKRISTDAEGMIDAYSPWFAKSYYQKAKKKAQQADIIITNHALLCTDMFNDYQFLPSYNRVVIDEAHHIEDTASHHYGLKLDNINMQYALNHIGISEEAKLFGKFLAKYSFDKKEVPLERWDSILNDTKYEIDVLFQSLYQYVISKQKNDKSLSDIGRIQYRFDSKKEESKKWNVIKEMVTRLTFFIRDLIHILAIVEQHFDQNTPLDKHDKDDLHGIIKLLQTFIDHLEQLFLLEDSVPQVKWIEIDTKSTKNAVYLYCEPTDVSQLLAADFFEKKDSVILTSATLTMNDSFTFIQNRLGLADDRLVTKKFSSPFTYRDQVQLLIPNDFPDIKYGNTDDFIYATCEAILSLAEITDGRMLVLFTSYDMLRKSYYLLKEIIDTDKYVLIGQGISSGSRARLKKNFQTFDQAILLGTSSFWEGVDIPGDDLSCLMIVRLPFQPPAHPVYEAKSNYLKEQGKNAFMELSLPNAVIRFKQGFGRLIRSTSDRGIVFVCDARIKKARYGKNFLNSIPDVPITYDSTQTLMSKAEEWF; encoded by the coding sequence ATGCTTGTGCAAAGATATGTAGTGATTGATTTAGAAACGACAGGTCATTCTCCTGCAAAGGATGATAAGATCATTGATGTGGGAATTGTCGTTATCGAAAATAGTCAAATAACGGAAACGAAAACAACTCTATTTAACCCAAACCAACCGATTCCACCATTTATTACAAATCTGACCGGGATAGCTGATGAGGATGTTAAAGATGCCCCATTCTTTCATGAAAAAGCAGATGATATTATTTCTATTTTTCAGGGTAGCTATTTAATCGCTCATAACGTACCTTTCGATTTAGGTTTTTTAAATGCGGAACTAATAAATCATAACAAACAAATTTTACGTAACCCTGTAATCGATACAGTTGAACTATCCCGGATATTATTTCCAAAAGCACCTGGATATAAATTAGGCCAATTAGCTGAGTATCTCAAGATAGAACATGATGATCCACACCGGGCATTGTCGGATGCTTATGTTACAGCAAAGCTATTTCTAAAACTGGAAGAGAAAATCAATACATTGCCATATGAGACCGTTAGCCATTTATTGACATTAGAGAAAATGTTGAAATCGGATTTATATGAGCTATTAACCACTAGACAGCAACAGTTAGCATTTTCAACTTTTAAAAATGAACAGATTGTGTCCTTTAACGGGATTGCATTTAAGGAAGTTGAGGATACTAACGCAGCTGTAGATGGGAATTTACCTTCGTTTGGTGACTATTTAGATGATATATATGAGGAAGCAGGTTCAATTAAGCGATATATGAAAAATTATGAACCTCGTCCTGGTCAGCGGCAAATGTCAGAAACAATTTTTGACTCCTTTCAAACGAGGAGTCATGCACTAATAGAGGCAGAGACGGGTACAGGGAAGTCACTCGCATATTTAGTTCCGACAATATATGAGGCAGTGAAAACAGGTAAACGAATCGTTATTAGTACTTATACTACCCAACTTCAAACCCAATTATTAGACGAGGAAATACCATTAATTCAGAAATTAATTGGTTTTCCTTTTAAAGCTGCCTTGTTAAAAGGGAAAAATCATTATATAAGTCTAGAGAAATTTGCACATGAATTAAATACGAATCAACATGAGAACTATGATATCACGTTGACAAAAGCAATGATTCTTATTTGGCTAACAGAAACTGAAACGGGCGATATAGATGAGCTACATCTAACGTCAAGCGGCTACTTATTTTATAAGCGAATATCAACTGATGCAGAAGGAATGATTGATGCTTATTCTCCGTGGTTTGCAAAATCCTATTATCAGAAGGCAAAGAAAAAGGCACAGCAAGCAGATATTATCATTACGAATCATGCATTACTTTGTACAGATATGTTTAATGATTATCAGTTTTTACCTAGCTATAATCGTGTAGTGATTGATGAAGCACATCACATTGAAGATACAGCTTCACACCACTATGGATTAAAGCTGGATAATATTAACATGCAATATGCATTAAATCACATTGGGATTAGTGAAGAAGCGAAGCTATTTGGTAAATTTTTAGCCAAATATTCCTTCGATAAAAAAGAAGTTCCATTAGAGAGATGGGACTCCATTCTCAATGATACTAAATATGAAATTGACGTATTATTTCAATCGTTGTATCAATATGTCATTTCAAAACAAAAAAATGATAAGTCTTTAAGTGATATAGGCAGGATCCAGTATCGGTTTGATTCCAAAAAAGAAGAATCAAAAAAATGGAATGTAATTAAAGAAATGGTAACTCGACTTACATTTTTTATTCGAGACTTAATTCATATACTCGCTATTGTCGAACAGCATTTTGATCAAAATACACCGTTAGATAAACATGATAAAGATGATTTACATGGCATTATAAAATTACTTCAAACATTTATTGATCATTTAGAGCAACTATTTTTACTTGAAGATAGTGTTCCACAAGTAAAATGGATTGAAATTGACACAAAGAGCACAAAAAACGCCGTTTATTTGTATTGTGAACCAACCGACGTATCTCAATTATTAGCAGCAGATTTCTTTGAAAAAAAGGACAGTGTAATTTTAACAAGTGCAACATTAACGATGAATGATTCATTTACTTTTATTCAGAACCGTTTAGGTTTAGCGGATGATCGTTTAGTGACAAAGAAATTCAGCTCTCCATTTACATATCGCGATCAAGTTCAATTGTTGATACCAAACGACTTCCCCGATATTAAATATGGAAATACCGACGATTTTATTTATGCGACCTGTGAAGCAATTTTATCCCTAGCGGAGATAACAGATGGAAGAATGCTCGTATTATTCACCTCCTATGACATGCTTAGGAAGTCTTATTACTTATTAAAAGAAATCATTGATACAGATAAGTATGTTTTAATTGGACAGGGTATTTCCAGTGGCAGCCGTGCGAGGTTGAAGAAAAACTTCCAAACCTTTGATCAAGCAATTCTATTAGGAACGAGCTCATTCTGGGAAGGTGTTGATATTCCAGGAGATGATCTATCTTGTCTCATGATTGTTCGATTGCCGTTTCAACCACCAGCACATCCAGTTTACGAAGCGAAATCAAATTATTTAAAAGAACAGGGCAAGAATGCCTTTATGGAGCTATCCTTACCAAATGCAGTTATTCGATTCAAGCAAGGATTTGGCAGATTAATTCGTTCAACAAGTGATCGAGGCATTGTATTTGTCTGTGATGCTAGGATTAAGAAAGCACGCTACGGAAAAAACTTCTTGAATTCCATACCAGACGTCCCAATTACCTACGACTCAACCCAAACTCTAATGAGTAAGGCAGAGGAATGGTTCTAG
- a CDS encoding biotin--[acetyl-CoA-carboxylase] ligase, translating into MESTRNKLIQLLAANSEQYISGQLLSDQLKISRSAIWKHMKELEKDGYQIEGKSNKGYRIISYPDKLSENTVRWGLETDWIGKNIIHKESTTSTQHIAHDEARNGAAHGTIIIADEQTKGKGRMNRSWFSTKGKGMWLSIILRPEIAPQQAPQLTLLTATVLADVLQSYCNVKPLIKWPNDILLNNKKTAGILTEMQAEQDIINYIVIGIGLNVNQSTLELSEEIRHKATSLYIETEKENSINALIQEILMTFEKSYDQYIKNGFPDIKQKWESYGFKIGEEITIKTIKDHFHATFLGIEEDGALRIKRTDGSIQRLYSAEIDWFDK; encoded by the coding sequence ATGGAATCCACCCGAAATAAATTAATCCAGCTACTTGCAGCTAACTCGGAACAATATATTTCTGGTCAATTATTATCGGATCAATTGAAAATTTCTAGGAGCGCTATATGGAAACATATGAAGGAGCTTGAGAAGGATGGTTACCAAATTGAAGGGAAATCAAACAAAGGCTATCGAATTATTAGCTATCCAGATAAACTAAGTGAAAACACCGTACGCTGGGGTCTGGAAACCGACTGGATTGGCAAGAACATTATTCATAAAGAATCGACAACTTCAACCCAGCATATTGCACATGATGAAGCTCGTAATGGCGCAGCGCATGGAACAATCATCATAGCTGATGAGCAAACAAAAGGAAAGGGAAGAATGAATCGTTCTTGGTTTTCAACAAAGGGAAAGGGAATGTGGCTTAGTATCATTCTAAGACCAGAAATCGCTCCACAACAAGCCCCACAGTTGACCTTATTAACAGCTACGGTACTAGCTGATGTTTTACAATCTTATTGTAATGTAAAACCATTAATTAAATGGCCAAATGACATTTTACTTAATAATAAGAAAACAGCTGGGATTTTAACAGAGATGCAAGCAGAACAAGATATTATTAATTATATTGTTATTGGAATAGGACTTAATGTTAATCAATCAACATTAGAACTTTCAGAAGAAATACGACATAAGGCTACTTCATTATACATTGAAACAGAAAAGGAAAATTCAATTAATGCATTGATTCAAGAAATATTAATGACATTTGAGAAGTCCTATGATCAATATATCAAGAATGGCTTTCCCGATATTAAACAGAAATGGGAAAGCTATGGATTTAAAATTGGAGAAGAAATAACAATAAAGACAATAAAGGATCACTTTCATGCAACATTTTTAGGAATCGAAGAAGATGGGGCATTACGTATCAAGCGAACTGATGGATCAATCCAAAGATTGTATTCGGCTGAAATAGATTGGTTTGATAAGTAG